From a region of the bacterium HR11 genome:
- a CDS encoding 2-oxoisovalerate dehydrogenase subunit beta: protein MAVMNMIQALNDALRLEMRRDPRVIVMGEDVGRLGGVFRVTVGLLDEFGPDRVIDTPLAEAGIIGTAIGMALYGLRPVAEIQFADFIYPAFDQIVNELAKYRYRSGGQYSCPLVIRTPSGGGIRGGHYHSQSPEAYFVHTAGLKVVIPSNPYDAKGLLLAAIRDEDPVIFFEPKRIYRAATGEVPEGDYTVPIGKARVEVEGKDVTLISYGAMMVECREAVQKAREKWGISVELIDLRTLLPLDVDTVIQSVQKTGRVVIVHEAPRTCGFAAELIALINEKAFLYLEAPPVRVTGFDTPFPYTLEHDYLPDTGRILKAIYETVHY, encoded by the coding sequence ATGGCGGTCATGAATATGATCCAGGCCCTCAACGACGCCCTCCGCCTGGAGATGCGGCGGGACCCCCGGGTCATCGTGATGGGTGAGGACGTCGGTCGGCTCGGCGGCGTCTTCCGGGTGACCGTCGGCCTGCTGGACGAATTCGGGCCCGACCGGGTCATCGACACGCCCCTGGCCGAGGCCGGGATCATCGGGACGGCCATCGGGATGGCCCTCTACGGCCTCCGGCCCGTCGCCGAGATTCAGTTCGCCGACTTCATCTATCCGGCCTTCGACCAGATCGTCAACGAGCTGGCCAAGTACCGGTACCGGTCGGGCGGCCAGTACAGCTGTCCCCTGGTCATCCGGACGCCCTCGGGCGGCGGCATCCGCGGGGGCCACTACCACTCCCAGAGCCCCGAGGCCTACTTCGTGCATACGGCGGGCCTGAAGGTCGTCATCCCATCGAATCCCTATGACGCCAAGGGCCTCTTGCTGGCGGCCATCCGGGACGAGGACCCGGTGATCTTTTTCGAGCCGAAGCGGATCTACCGGGCGGCGACGGGCGAAGTCCCCGAGGGGGACTATACCGTCCCTATCGGGAAGGCCCGCGTGGAAGTCGAGGGGAAGGACGTCACCCTCATCTCTTACGGGGCCATGATGGTCGAGTGCCGGGAGGCAGTCCAGAAGGCTCGGGAAAAGTGGGGGATTTCGGTCGAGCTCATCGACCTCCGGACCCTCCTCCCCCTGGACGTGGACACGGTCATCCAATCCGTCCAAAAGACGGGCCGAGTCGTGATCGTCCACGAAGCGCCCCGGACGTGCGGCTTCGCCGCCGAGCTGATCGCCCTGATCAACGAAAAGGCCTTCCTGTACCTGGAGGCGCCCCCGGTCCGGGTCACGGGCTTCGACACGCCGTTTCCGTATACCCTGGAGCATGACTATCTGCCCGACACGGGCCGCATCCTGAAGGCCATCTACGAGACGGTCCATTACTGA
- the bkdA gene encoding 3-methyl-2-oxobutanoate dehydrogenase subunit alpha: MDDAIFISPEVQEAAEVPLTVLREDGRSDPDLDPDLPKEFLLRMYRTMVLNRELDDRLFKLQRQGRIGFYLTCTGEEAAVIGSVAALNDEDWLFPSYRETGLPLWRGVPVRKFVAQQYGNAEDNVKGRQMPVHTSFREARIMSISSPVGTQIPQAVGFAWAAKIVGDPIVVLVYFGDGATSEGDFHTACNFAGVFKVPVVLFCRNNQYAISVPLKRQTAARSIAVKAVAYGFEGVRVDGNDVLAVYVATKRAVEKARSGGGPTLIEALTYRIGAHSTSDDPRRYRSEEEVQQWYAKDPIERFRRYLEWRGYWSELQQESLLEEVRDLINRTIEEVEKVPPPPVESLFDDVYARMPRHLQEQKEAYLAYLKEADRWRS, translated from the coding sequence ATGGACGACGCCATCTTCATCAGTCCAGAAGTTCAGGAAGCGGCGGAAGTCCCGCTGACCGTCCTGCGGGAAGACGGGCGTTCGGACCCCGACCTGGACCCCGACCTGCCCAAGGAGTTCCTCCTGCGGATGTATCGCACCATGGTCCTGAACCGGGAGCTGGACGACCGTCTGTTTAAGCTCCAGCGCCAGGGCCGCATCGGTTTTTACCTGACGTGCACGGGGGAGGAGGCGGCCGTCATCGGAAGCGTGGCGGCCTTGAATGATGAGGACTGGCTGTTTCCCTCCTATCGGGAGACGGGCCTCCCGCTGTGGCGGGGCGTCCCCGTTCGGAAGTTCGTGGCTCAGCAGTACGGCAACGCCGAGGACAACGTCAAGGGCCGCCAGATGCCCGTCCACACGAGCTTTCGGGAAGCCCGCATCATGTCTATCTCCAGCCCCGTCGGGACCCAAATCCCCCAGGCCGTCGGCTTTGCCTGGGCGGCCAAGATCGTCGGGGACCCCATCGTCGTCCTCGTCTACTTCGGGGACGGGGCGACGTCGGAGGGGGACTTCCACACGGCCTGCAACTTCGCCGGCGTCTTCAAGGTCCCGGTCGTCCTCTTTTGCCGGAACAACCAGTATGCCATCTCGGTCCCCCTGAAGCGCCAGACGGCCGCTCGGTCGATCGCCGTCAAGGCCGTCGCATACGGGTTCGAGGGCGTCCGGGTCGACGGCAACGACGTCTTGGCCGTCTATGTGGCCACGAAGCGGGCCGTCGAGAAGGCCCGGTCCGGCGGGGGGCCGACCCTCATCGAGGCCCTGACGTACCGGATCGGGGCTCATTCGACGTCCGACGACCCGCGTCGGTACCGGTCCGAGGAGGAAGTCCAGCAGTGGTACGCCAAGGACCCCATCGAGCGCTTCCGGCGGTACCTGGAATGGCGGGGCTACTGGAGCGAACTCCAGCAGGAGAGCCTCCTGGAGGAGGTCCGGGACCTCATCAACCGCACGATCGAGGAAGTCGAGAAGGTCCCGCCCCCGCCGGTCGAGTCCCTGTTTGACGACGTCTATGCCCGTATGCCCCGTCACCTGCAGGAGCAAAAGGAAGCCTACCTGGCGTACCTCAAGGAGGCGGACCGATGGCGGTCATGA
- the gyrA gene encoding DNA gyrase subunit A, translating to MTRRGQLVPISIEEEMKTAYLDYAMSVIIGRALPDARDGLKPVHRRVLYAMYREGLLPGRKFAKCARVVGEVIGKYHPHGDAAVYDALVRLAQDFNMRYPLVEGQGNFGSIDGDPPAAYRYTEARLSPLAVELLDDLDKETVDFVPNFDETLEEPVVLPARLPNLLVNGAEGIAVGMATRIPPHNLREVCDALIYFLDHPEATVDELMQFIQGPDFPTGGIVFGREQIRKAYETGRGILRIRARMEVETLRREKQAIVVTEIPYQTSKAAIIEEIARLVQEKKIEGIADIRDESNRQGLRVVIELKRGENPDVIMNQLYQHTKLEVSYGVHMLAIQNLQPRLMSLRDLLQAYVQHRREVILRRSAFELRQARARVHVLEGLVRALDQLDAVIETIRRSPSVAAARQGLMERFGFTEVQAQAILEMQLQRLTGLERQKLLDELKQLEARVRELEAVLADEARVRELIKEDLRALKERYGDARRSRILRRAPTLHEEDLIRAETVVVTATEAGYIKRSSLRSFTLQRRGGKGRVGMGVREEDSVAFTTVASTLDYLWFFFSSGRVYQLRVHEIPELPPNARGRALVNFLPVRSDEQLVGMVRWPYEMGSGEEPPYRYVVMVTERGRVKRMEVDEFQDIPRNGRRVLRSAPDDRFIGVRLTHGDDLILLGTAAGRGLLFPETEVRPQGRAGGGVRGMRLRPGDRVVAMEAVHDTEQWLLAVTARGYGKCLPLREVPIYRRGSGGVYIARPREKTGPIVDLKVVRPDDEALIVTENGLTLLVAVRGIPLRGRQAGGVHVIRVAEDDRVRRVAIIPKGPRGPAEAAAGAVGTATDKDPRARVPEAG from the coding sequence ATGACCCGACGGGGGCAGTTAGTGCCGATCAGTATCGAAGAGGAAATGAAGACGGCGTACCTCGACTACGCCATGAGCGTCATCATCGGGCGGGCCCTACCGGACGCCCGGGACGGCCTCAAGCCCGTCCATCGGCGGGTCCTGTACGCCATGTACCGGGAGGGCTTGCTCCCGGGCCGCAAGTTCGCCAAGTGCGCCCGCGTCGTCGGCGAGGTCATCGGCAAGTACCACCCCCACGGGGATGCGGCCGTCTACGACGCCCTCGTCCGGCTCGCCCAGGACTTCAACATGCGGTATCCCCTCGTCGAGGGGCAGGGCAACTTCGGGTCCATCGACGGCGACCCGCCGGCCGCCTACCGCTACACGGAGGCCCGGCTGTCGCCCCTGGCCGTCGAGCTCCTGGACGACCTCGACAAGGAGACGGTCGATTTCGTCCCGAACTTCGACGAGACGTTGGAGGAGCCCGTCGTCCTGCCGGCCCGTCTGCCGAACCTGCTCGTCAACGGGGCCGAGGGCATCGCCGTCGGGATGGCGACCCGGATTCCGCCCCACAACCTGCGGGAGGTCTGCGACGCCCTCATCTACTTCCTCGACCACCCCGAGGCGACCGTCGACGAGCTCATGCAGTTCATCCAGGGACCCGACTTCCCGACGGGCGGCATCGTCTTCGGCCGGGAGCAGATCCGGAAGGCCTACGAGACGGGCCGGGGGATCCTCCGCATCCGGGCCCGGATGGAGGTCGAGACGCTCCGGCGGGAAAAGCAGGCCATCGTCGTGACCGAGATCCCCTATCAGACGAGCAAGGCGGCCATCATCGAGGAGATCGCCCGTCTCGTCCAGGAAAAGAAGATCGAGGGCATCGCCGACATCCGGGACGAGTCGAATCGCCAGGGCCTTCGGGTCGTCATCGAGCTCAAGCGGGGCGAGAACCCCGACGTCATCATGAACCAGCTGTACCAGCACACGAAGCTGGAGGTCAGCTACGGCGTCCACATGCTGGCCATCCAGAACCTCCAGCCCCGGCTGATGAGCCTGCGGGACCTGCTTCAGGCCTACGTCCAGCACCGACGGGAGGTCATCCTCCGGCGGTCGGCCTTCGAGCTCCGGCAGGCCCGGGCCCGGGTGCATGTCCTCGAGGGCCTCGTCCGGGCCCTGGACCAGTTGGACGCCGTCATCGAGACCATCCGGCGGTCCCCCAGCGTGGCGGCGGCCCGGCAGGGCCTGATGGAGCGATTCGGGTTCACCGAAGTCCAGGCCCAAGCCATCCTGGAGATGCAACTCCAGCGTCTGACGGGCCTGGAGCGGCAGAAGCTCCTGGACGAACTGAAGCAACTCGAGGCGCGGGTCCGGGAACTGGAGGCCGTCCTGGCCGATGAGGCCCGGGTCCGGGAACTGATCAAGGAAGACCTACGGGCCTTGAAGGAGCGGTACGGGGACGCCCGTCGGTCCCGCATCCTCCGCCGGGCCCCGACCCTCCATGAGGAGGACCTGATTCGGGCCGAAACGGTCGTCGTGACGGCGACGGAGGCCGGTTACATCAAGCGGTCGTCTCTTCGGTCGTTTACCCTCCAGCGGCGGGGCGGCAAGGGCCGGGTCGGCATGGGCGTTCGGGAAGAGGACAGCGTGGCCTTCACGACGGTCGCCTCGACCCTGGACTACCTGTGGTTCTTTTTCAGTAGCGGCCGGGTCTATCAGCTCCGGGTCCACGAAATCCCCGAGCTCCCGCCCAACGCCCGAGGACGGGCCCTGGTCAACTTCCTGCCGGTCCGGTCGGACGAACAGCTCGTCGGCATGGTCCGGTGGCCTTATGAAATGGGGAGTGGCGAAGAGCCCCCGTACCGGTACGTCGTGATGGTCACCGAACGGGGTCGGGTCAAGCGGATGGAGGTCGACGAATTCCAGGACATCCCCCGGAACGGACGGCGGGTCCTGCGGAGCGCGCCCGACGACCGCTTCATCGGGGTCCGCCTGACTCACGGGGACGACCTCATCCTGCTGGGGACGGCGGCCGGCCGGGGCCTCCTGTTCCCCGAGACTGAGGTCCGACCCCAGGGGCGGGCCGGTGGGGGCGTCCGGGGGATGCGTCTGCGACCCGGGGACCGGGTCGTGGCGATGGAAGCCGTCCACGACACCGAACAGTGGCTCCTGGCCGTGACGGCCCGGGGCTACGGCAAGTGCCTGCCCCTGCGAGAAGTCCCCATCTACCGGCGGGGGAGTGGCGGCGTCTACATCGCCCGGCCCCGGGAGAAGACGGGCCCCATCGTGGACCTCAAGGTCGTCCGACCGGACGACGAGGCCCTCATCGTCACGGAAAACGGCCTCACGCTCCTGGTCGCCGTCCGGGGGATTCCCCTCCGGGGCCGTCAGGCCGGCGGCGTCCACGTCATCCGCGTGGCCGAGGACGACCGCGTCCGTCGGGTCGCCATCATCCCGAAGGGACCCCGGGGACCGGCCGAGGCGGCGGCCGGCGCCGTCGGTACGGCCACGGATAAGGATCCCCGGGCCCGCGTCCCGGAGGCCGGTTAG
- the crp_1 gene encoding CRP-like cAMP-activated global transcriptional regulator, which produces MADESPEVFDWPDVLQQHLSLQDFVRIAERLVLQHRYDEAIALFEAALRLYPDSLALRLNQARVRDLKRRQEEKQTEQLRTEWERHRRESDLVAQHFVSLARVYIQRGQPLKALELLELARHLNAQLAEIYWLQAQIYYDQMDYRRALGALEEAQRLDPFRAEVAYLFAKVYRDMGDAEKALSAAVDAYVLAGGEQSHLREVYTRLIRSLAERLGRSPDELQDVFLRRKAYFNQMVEQLVLKRDQMMFEVGPTEMDLLLFQWPRLQKARQGVLGLAVELRRWLPFQAMTDDQVFEIARTGRWVEVEPGFVLFPEDQPLSELWVLLEGRVRLVRDTPYGRLTLAWVEPGEILGEMELIDGRPTVVRAEATLPGRLLALPHAGLEEVMARDRYLSVQVYWHFWKLLARRIRQANERAERFFQRLFAAGPLEAPAPQRPRAMAEATRVSDTQKMELFREQGLSASELQLLTTFSQEERFRQGEVIFREGDPGDRLYIVLDGQVRISKFIPGVGEEALAILDRGEFFGEMALVDGAPRSADAVAHSETATVLAIDQRVLADILSRDPESALRFLRILGRILSRRLRETYLRIYHWHCMAGTQVEEE; this is translated from the coding sequence ATGGCCGACGAGTCACCGGAAGTCTTTGACTGGCCGGACGTTTTGCAGCAACACCTGTCGCTCCAGGACTTTGTCCGCATCGCCGAGCGACTGGTCCTTCAACACCGATATGACGAGGCCATCGCCCTCTTCGAGGCGGCCCTCCGGCTGTACCCCGACAGCCTGGCCCTCCGTCTCAATCAGGCCCGGGTCCGGGACCTGAAACGGCGTCAGGAAGAGAAACAGACCGAACAGCTCCGGACGGAATGGGAGCGCCACCGCCGGGAGAGCGACCTGGTCGCCCAGCACTTCGTCAGCCTGGCCCGGGTCTACATCCAGCGGGGACAGCCCTTGAAGGCCCTCGAGCTTCTCGAACTGGCCCGTCATCTGAACGCTCAGCTGGCCGAGATCTATTGGCTTCAGGCCCAGATCTACTACGACCAAATGGACTACCGACGGGCCCTGGGGGCTTTAGAAGAGGCCCAACGCCTGGACCCCTTCCGGGCCGAGGTCGCCTACCTCTTTGCCAAGGTCTATCGGGACATGGGCGATGCCGAAAAAGCCCTCTCGGCGGCCGTCGATGCCTACGTCCTGGCCGGCGGCGAGCAGTCCCATCTGCGGGAGGTATACACCCGCTTGATTCGCTCCCTGGCCGAACGCCTGGGACGGTCCCCCGACGAGCTCCAGGACGTCTTCCTCCGGCGAAAGGCTTACTTCAACCAGATGGTCGAACAGCTCGTCCTAAAACGGGACCAGATGATGTTCGAGGTCGGACCGACCGAGATGGACCTCCTGCTCTTCCAGTGGCCCCGCCTCCAGAAGGCCCGCCAGGGCGTCCTGGGGCTGGCCGTCGAACTGCGCCGGTGGCTTCCCTTCCAGGCCATGACGGACGACCAGGTCTTCGAAATCGCCCGGACGGGCCGGTGGGTCGAAGTGGAGCCGGGCTTTGTCCTCTTCCCAGAAGACCAGCCCCTGTCCGAACTCTGGGTCCTCCTGGAAGGCCGGGTCCGCCTGGTCCGGGACACGCCTTACGGGCGGCTGACCCTGGCCTGGGTCGAACCGGGCGAGATCCTGGGCGAGATGGAGCTCATCGACGGCCGCCCGACCGTCGTGCGGGCCGAGGCGACCCTGCCCGGACGGCTCCTGGCCCTCCCCCACGCCGGCCTCGAAGAGGTCATGGCCCGGGACCGCTACCTGAGCGTCCAGGTCTACTGGCACTTCTGGAAGCTCCTGGCCCGTCGGATTCGGCAGGCCAACGAGCGGGCCGAGCGGTTCTTCCAGCGTCTCTTTGCGGCCGGGCCCCTTGAAGCCCCGGCGCCCCAACGCCCCCGGGCGATGGCCGAGGCGACCCGCGTCAGCGATACCCAGAAGATGGAGCTCTTCCGAGAACAGGGCCTTTCGGCCTCGGAGCTCCAGCTCCTGACGACCTTCAGCCAGGAAGAACGCTTCCGTCAGGGCGAGGTCATCTTCCGGGAGGGCGACCCCGGGGACCGCCTGTACATCGTCTTAGACGGCCAGGTCCGCATCAGCAAGTTCATCCCCGGCGTCGGTGAGGAAGCCTTGGCCATCCTGGACCGGGGCGAGTTCTTCGGCGAGATGGCCCTCGTCGACGGGGCCCCCCGTTCGGCCGACGCTGTCGCCCACAGCGAGACGGCGACCGTCCTGGCCATCGACCAGCGGGTGCTGGCCGACATCCTGTCCCGGGACCCCGAGAGCGCCCTGCGGTTCCTCCGCATCCTGGGCCGGATCCTCAGCCGCCGCCTGCGGGAGACGTACCTCCGGATCTACCACTGGCACTGCATGGCCGGCACGCAGGTCGAGGAAGAGTGA
- the lpxH gene encoding UDP-2,3-diacylglucosamine hydrolase, with protein MFRPATVCLETDRLWVVSDLHLWDDQPAKTQAFIRLVQRATAEGVPIVCGGDFFHLFLGRRGCQTALQRYLFQVLGDLRTEGLQFYWIEGNRDFRPVFWKPVVQGVGRRMVGHVGTHRIGMVHGHGLNRRDWSDWLWQKVVHSTVVTTLAQAVPAPALLRWAVAAERRIRTFPSAYKRRIPWPYILRRVRRTVDLRGFRWWLVGHFHVFAWVPLETPDGPVEVIFVPSWDEGPTYLEFRADGTWSLHDAEGARLDPKPLVPVARESPLAGSPPWPMG; from the coding sequence ATGTTTCGACCGGCCACCGTTTGTCTGGAGACGGACCGCCTGTGGGTCGTCTCGGACCTCCACCTCTGGGACGACCAGCCGGCGAAAACCCAAGCCTTCATCCGCCTGGTCCAGCGGGCCACCGCCGAGGGCGTCCCGATCGTGTGCGGGGGGGACTTCTTTCACCTCTTTCTGGGGCGGCGGGGCTGTCAGACTGCTCTCCAGCGATACTTGTTTCAGGTCCTGGGAGACCTCCGGACAGAGGGCCTACAGTTCTATTGGATCGAGGGGAATCGGGACTTCCGGCCGGTCTTTTGGAAGCCCGTCGTGCAGGGCGTCGGACGACGGATGGTCGGCCACGTCGGGACGCACCGGATTGGGATGGTTCACGGCCACGGGCTGAACCGTCGGGACTGGTCGGACTGGCTGTGGCAGAAGGTCGTCCACAGCACGGTCGTCACGACCCTGGCGCAGGCCGTGCCGGCTCCGGCCCTCCTGAGGTGGGCCGTGGCGGCCGAGCGGCGGATTCGGACTTTTCCCTCCGCCTACAAGCGGCGGATCCCGTGGCCCTATATCCTCCGGCGCGTCCGGCGGACGGTGGACCTCCGGGGTTTTCGCTGGTGGCTCGTCGGTCATTTTCACGTGTTCGCATGGGTCCCTTTGGAAACGCCGGACGGCCCGGTCGAGGTCATCTTCGTCCCCTCTTGGGACGAAGGGCCGACGTATTTGGAATTCCGGGCGGACGGCACGTGGAGCCTTCACGATGCGGAGGGTGCTCGACTGGATCCGAAGCCGCTGGTCCCGGTGGCGCGCGAGTCTCCCCTCGCCGGAAGCCCACCTTGGCCCATGGGGTGA
- the htpX gene encoding Protease HtpX: MQNQLKTLALLVLLTVLLLGLGDLVGGPTGLTLALGLALVMNGLAYWFSDRIVLALHGAVPLEEADAPHVYRIVRDLTQRLGVPMPRLYRVPTEVPNAFATGRDPHHAAVAVTDGILRLLRPEELEGVLAHEISHVVNRDTLITTVTAVIAGAIMYLARMAQWAFLFMGGSRDDDRDHGVHPIGLLVAALLAPIAALLIQLWVSRTREYMADERGARLVGRPDGLISALRKIEAFQRQVPADVPSPATAHLYFAKPHTNWLVEWLSTHPPVEKRIERLQTLFYGSPVS; the protein is encoded by the coding sequence ATGCAGAATCAACTCAAGACGCTGGCCCTATTGGTCCTGCTGACGGTCCTCCTGCTGGGTTTGGGGGACCTCGTGGGGGGACCCACGGGCCTGACTCTGGCGTTGGGCCTGGCCCTGGTGATGAACGGGCTGGCCTACTGGTTTTCGGACCGGATCGTCTTGGCCCTGCACGGAGCGGTCCCCCTGGAGGAGGCGGACGCTCCTCACGTGTACCGGATCGTGCGAGACCTCACTCAACGGCTGGGCGTGCCCATGCCCCGGCTGTACCGGGTCCCGACGGAAGTCCCGAACGCCTTTGCCACGGGGCGGGACCCCCATCATGCGGCCGTAGCCGTCACGGATGGGATTCTACGTCTCCTGCGGCCTGAAGAGCTGGAAGGCGTCCTGGCTCATGAGATCTCTCACGTCGTGAATCGGGACACCCTGATCACGACGGTCACGGCCGTCATCGCCGGGGCCATCATGTATCTGGCCCGGATGGCCCAGTGGGCCTTTCTGTTCATGGGCGGGTCCCGGGACGACGACCGGGACCACGGAGTCCACCCCATCGGACTCCTGGTCGCCGCTCTCCTGGCGCCCATTGCGGCCCTGCTCATTCAGCTCTGGGTGTCCCGCACCCGGGAATACATGGCCGACGAGCGGGGGGCCCGTCTGGTCGGTCGGCCGGACGGGCTGATCTCGGCCCTGCGGAAGATCGAGGCCTTCCAGCGGCAAGTCCCGGCGGACGTGCCTTCCCCGGCGACGGCGCATCTGTACTTTGCGAAGCCCCATACGAACTGGCTGGTCGAGTGGCTGAGCACCCATCCGCCGGTGGAGAAGCGCATCGAGCGTCTGCAGACCCTCTTTTATGGGTCGCCTGTCTCGTAG
- the grpE gene encoding Protein GrpE, translated as MTDRDPKTPTNGAEPDEPGPSIGGEALKSAPRVKIKVIDRRFWAQRHASPEAIPAEEVTIDESRFRPAYVQELEQRLQETLQQLQTVSEAYRHLRSEQENWRRRMEKQRDQAVFEFKKRILSKLLELMDNFRLALQSTAGAASHPAAEPILAGLRMIYDQMERFLASEGVEKIEPVGEAFDPSSAEVVEVVEVDRDELDHRVLEVVQPGYRLGDQLLRPARVRVGQKGTAGQ; from the coding sequence ATGACGGACCGGGACCCCAAGACCCCGACGAACGGGGCCGAGCCGGACGAGCCGGGTCCGTCGATCGGTGGGGAGGCCCTCAAGTCGGCGCCCAGGGTCAAGATCAAGGTCATCGACCGACGGTTCTGGGCCCAGCGGCATGCCTCTCCCGAGGCGATTCCGGCTGAGGAAGTCACGATCGACGAGTCTCGCTTCCGGCCGGCCTACGTGCAGGAGCTGGAACAGCGTCTCCAGGAGACCCTTCAACAGCTTCAGACGGTCTCCGAGGCCTACCGCCACCTCCGGTCGGAGCAGGAGAACTGGCGGCGCCGGATGGAGAAACAGCGAGACCAGGCCGTCTTCGAGTTCAAGAAACGGATCCTCTCCAAGCTCTTGGAGCTCATGGACAACTTCCGGCTGGCCCTCCAGTCGACGGCCGGGGCGGCCTCGCATCCGGCCGCCGAGCCGATCCTGGCCGGTCTGCGTATGATTTACGACCAGATGGAACGCTTCCTGGCCAGCGAGGGCGTCGAGAAGATCGAGCCCGTCGGTGAGGCGTTCGACCCCAGCTCGGCGGAAGTCGTCGAGGTCGTCGAGGTCGACCGGGACGAACTGGACCATCGGGTCCTGGAGGTCGTCCAGCCGGGGTACCGCCTGGGGGACCAGCTCCTGCGTCCGGCCCGGGTCCGGGTCGGTCAGAAGGGGACGGCGGGGCAGTAG
- the groS gene encoding 10 kDa chaperonin, which translates to MKVKPLHDRVIVERLEKQEETVGGIIIPDTAKEKPQQGRVVAVGPGRLTEEGTRREMTVKPGDLVIFGKYAGTEFKMDDKEYLILREDDIYAVLEEK; encoded by the coding sequence ATGAAGGTGAAGCCCTTGCATGACCGTGTGATCGTCGAGCGTCTGGAAAAACAGGAGGAGACCGTCGGCGGGATCATCATCCCGGACACGGCGAAGGAGAAGCCCCAGCAGGGCCGGGTCGTCGCCGTCGGTCCGGGCCGCCTGACGGAGGAAGGGACTCGTCGGGAGATGACTGTGAAGCCTGGAGATCTGGTGATCTTCGGCAAATATGCGGGCACCGAGTTCAAGATGGACGACAAGGAGTACCTGATCCTGCGGGAAGACGACATCTACGCTGTCCTGGAGGAAAAGTGA
- the groL2 gene encoding 60 kDa chaperonin 2, which produces MPAKDLRYHDEARQALLRGVQKLVDAVRVTLGPTGRNVLLHRSFGPPLVTKDGVTVAKEIELKDKYENMGATLVKQVATKTHDIAGDGTTTASILAYAIFREGIRHVAAGANPMLVRRGIERAVEAVIEELRKMARPVTSNKDIEYVAAIAANNDERVGQLIAEAMEKVGRDGVITVEEGKSATTQLEVVEGMQFDRGYLSPYFITDPDRMECVLEDAYILVYEKKISAVNDILPLLQQVVQDGRPLLIIAEDVEGEALATLVVNKLRGVLKVCAVKAPGYGERRKAMCQDIAILTGGQFIAEETGLKLERVTLRDLGRAQRVIVKKETTTIVGGQGDKRAIQGRIEQLKAELEKTTSDYDKEKLQERIAKLSGGVAVIRVGAPTESAMKELKARIEDAVHATKAAVEEGILPGGGVALLRARRALDDLKVDGDERVGVEIVRRALEEPVRQIAANAGLDPTTVVERILEKKQAAYGLNARTLNFEDLMKAGVVDPMKVTRVALQNAASVASLLVTTEAVLIELPEKKKKKKRAPAGVEDMEF; this is translated from the coding sequence ATGCCGGCCAAAGACCTTCGTTACCATGATGAAGCTCGACAAGCCTTGCTCCGGGGTGTCCAGAAGCTGGTCGATGCCGTCCGCGTGACCCTGGGGCCGACGGGCCGCAACGTCCTCCTGCATCGGAGCTTCGGCCCGCCCCTGGTGACCAAGGACGGCGTGACCGTCGCCAAGGAGATCGAACTCAAGGACAAGTACGAAAACATGGGGGCGACCCTGGTCAAGCAGGTAGCGACGAAGACTCATGACATCGCCGGGGACGGCACGACGACGGCGTCGATCCTGGCCTACGCCATCTTCCGGGAGGGGATCCGCCACGTCGCCGCCGGGGCGAATCCCATGCTGGTCCGGCGGGGCATCGAGCGGGCCGTCGAGGCCGTCATCGAAGAACTCCGCAAGATGGCCCGTCCCGTGACGAGCAACAAGGACATCGAGTACGTCGCCGCCATCGCCGCCAACAACGACGAGCGGGTCGGTCAGCTCATCGCCGAGGCGATGGAAAAGGTCGGGCGTGACGGTGTCATCACCGTCGAGGAGGGCAAGTCGGCGACGACCCAACTCGAGGTCGTCGAGGGCATGCAATTCGACCGGGGCTATCTGTCGCCTTACTTCATCACCGACCCGGACCGGATGGAGTGCGTCTTGGAAGATGCTTACATCCTGGTCTACGAGAAGAAGATCTCGGCGGTTAATGACATCCTGCCCCTGCTCCAGCAGGTCGTCCAAGACGGACGTCCCCTGCTGATCATCGCCGAGGACGTCGAGGGCGAGGCCCTGGCCACGTTGGTCGTCAACAAGCTCCGGGGCGTCCTGAAGGTCTGCGCCGTCAAGGCGCCCGGTTACGGCGAACGCCGGAAGGCCATGTGCCAGGACATCGCCATCCTCACCGGCGGCCAGTTCATCGCCGAGGAGACGGGCCTGAAGCTCGAGCGGGTCACGCTCCGGGACCTCGGACGGGCCCAGCGGGTCATCGTCAAGAAGGAGACGACGACCATCGTCGGCGGTCAGGGCGACAAGCGGGCCATCCAAGGCCGGATCGAGCAGTTGAAGGCCGAGCTGGAGAAGACGACGTCGGACTACGATAAGGAGAAGCTCCAGGAGCGGATCGCCAAGCTCTCGGGTGGGGTCGCCGTCATCCGGGTCGGGGCGCCGACCGAGTCGGCCATGAAGGAGCTGAAGGCCCGGATCGAAGACGCCGTCCACGCCACGAAGGCGGCCGTCGAGGAGGGTATCCTGCCCGGCGGCGGCGTCGCCCTCCTGCGGGCCCGTCGGGCCTTGGACGACCTGAAGGTCGACGGCGACGAGCGGGTCGGCGTCGAGATCGTGCGGCGGGCGCTGGAGGAGCCCGTCCGTCAGATTGCGGCCAACGCCGGCCTGGACCCGACGACGGTCGTCGAGCGGATCCTGGAGAAGAAGCAGGCCGCCTACGGCCTGAACGCCCGGACGCTCAACTTTGAGGACCTCATGAAGGCCGGCGTCGTGGACCCGATGAAGGTGACCCGGGTGGCCCTCCAGAATGCCGCCTCGGTCGCCAGCCTGCTGGTGACGACGGAAGCCGTCCTGATCGAGCTCCCCGAGAAGAAGAAAAAGAAGAAGCGGGCGCCGGCCGGTGTCGAGGACATGGAGTTCTAA